CAACGATTGCCGCTCTGCCGGTCTGAATCCCTTTAATTATGGGTTACTCCCTTGTAAAGACGGGCAGGAATCCTCTGTGATGTTTGAGATAAGCGAACGTATCACCAATCGTTTGGAAGTAACTCTGAAATATTGTGATGCAGTCACCCGGGAGGGAGCCAGGCTTTTTTATAATCATTTGTCAGGTGAACCTTTAGAAGCTGCCTATTCTTTTTCAGAAACCACCGAAGATACCGGTGGAGAAGCACGGTATCTCCATGTGCTTCTTTCTGTCGACCCTTTCAGCCGGGTAGCTACGGGCATACCGGATGAGAGGGAAGCTCCCTTGCATTATCCTGATATCGTACCTTGCTATCGCTTGTTTCTTCAGCCTGCCGGAGACACAAATATCCGGCAGTCGGGTGGACAATATCTGATTATCGGACGCATCAGAAGATTCAGAGGGCGTTGTGAGTTTGATATGGATTTTATCCCTCCTTCCACTTCGATGGCCTCCCATATTCGCTTGTCACGCTATCATCATCAATTTGCTTCTTTGGTGAATACCATTGAAACCAGTTCAATTCATATTATACAGAAAATCAATACTTCCCCTGATGTCAATAATATTTCGGCTAACTTGCAGGCTTTGTGCCACAGCTTGTTGTCGGAAATATCGAGAGTCTATTTTCCTTATATAAATGCCGGGCTTTTTTGGAGGCCGATAGAAGTGGTAGGTTGTTTTTCAACATTGGCTCACCGTCTTTTTGTGACTTTGCAGTGTATGGATAGAAAGGAAAAAGAACAACTTCTGAATTATTTTTATGAGTGGGACGATTTGAAGCCGGGTGATTTCGAATCGTTACTCAAGGAAATAACCGACATCCATTATAATCATTCTGCCATAAGCGAAGTAATGTTCCGGATCAGTAATTTTCTGATGATTCTATCCGGGTTATGGGCAAAAATGGCATCATTGGAATTGGTAGGTCAGCATAAAGAAAGCATCATAATTTCCGAGCGGGAGACGTCTCCGATATTGCCAAAGAAAAAAAGATGGTTTGATTAAAAAAGTGATAGCGTTGAATGAATAATGAATTCTTTTTAGAGAAGATAATATGATACATGTTCTTTTTAAGTTGAAGACCGGTGAGGAAAGATGGCTTTCCGGTATAAAATATAAATATTTTAGGAAGAGAGGTGAAGATGATAAAAGTTCTTATCCTTCAGGAAGACTCGAAGGAGGGCTTTTTGAAATTGAGTTCAATTCCACCGGTCATGATGAATTTTTTCTTGTATGGACTAAAGGGTGGACAATATATGCCGGTGAGTTTGTTTTTTATGATGCAGAACGGATTATTCCTCTTTTTAGAATAGAGTTTTGGGATTGTGCTTGTGTTTCTTTCGAAGAAATAATGACTTCCACGAGCGATGAAAGTATGAAAACAAAGCTTTTGCTTTCTCCTGCCATAACAAGGAACAGGCATGTATTACATGAAAAAACATGGAAAGTCACTGAATTGGATAATATTTCACTTGTGGCGGACGGTAGTACTGTGGAAAATGCAGTTATCACAGATGCGTATTGGATTGATAGTGATGGCAATCAACAAAGAGACTTTCCTGTAGACACTTCTATTACTTTGTATGTCGTACTGGATAACTATCAGTCTGGTAGTAATGTATCTTTGGAATTTGATACAAACAGTGATGGAAAGAGTTATAGAGGCAAATACTCCGGTGTGGCGGATAGGAATGGCATATTACAAATAGATGATTTTAAACTATTACAAATAAATAATTAGTTATGATACGAATAAGGATAACTTCACCTGACGAGAATGTAAGTGGCAGCGCTTATATAAATCTTGTTGACCCTCAAATAATAGAGGGGTATTGGTGGAGTAATGAAAAGCAGACAAGGATAAAATATGCGTATTTAGGTCAGACCGTAATCTTTCGGATAAAGACTGAAGATATGTACGGTGAACTTCTTTGTCTACGATTATATGATACTGAACAGAAAAAGTTTCTTGGTGATAAATCTTGGACGAGGGTATCGGATAATGAGACGGAAGTCGAACTGGAACTGAAAGAAATCTGGTGGTTCGAGCTTATAAGGTTTGGCGGGCGATTAGAGCTTTACTATGAAGTAGGAGTGGATAAATATCCTCAAATCGGTAAAAAACTTCCGGAAAATAGAAAGGATTACCTGACAATCATGCCCCGGTTATTGTATGTCGCTTCCCAATATGAGAATGGCAATTTACCATTTATCTATTCCAGAAGCGGTGAAGCTTTTTCTATCAAAGAAGCAATTCTAGACCCTGTTGTGAGTACTTTGGATGACCCTATTTCAACAGCTAAAGATATAGTATATGATTATTATATCACCAAATTGGATGGTAGTAAAGTTGGGAAATTAGCGCTAAAAGGTGTGAATGGAGTATTTAATTATGGCGGTACTGTGAAAGATTTAGCAGATGTTGTACGAAGCGAAGGGAAGAGTGTTTCAAGCATGACACTGCCACTCTCCGGAACTTTAGCTCCTCTTGCTGTTGCGGCAGATTTGGTAGTAAGTGACTTTTGCAAACAATTGGATGAAAAGCAAGAATTAGCGGATCGGATTGTTTTTCAACAAAAGAAACAAAAGGGATATAATGTAATACGGAAATATTTGTCGGATGAAGACCCATTGGAAGATAAATATACTTTGGTTGATATAACTCCCGGTATAGCTGTAGATATTGTGAAAGGAAAGTATAATTCACTAGTAGATATAGATGAAAATATAAGAATGATGGATGAAGGAGTCGAAAAGGACGTTGTTCTACTTTGTAGATATATTAAATTGAAAGATAATATCAAAATAGCAATAATAGAAGCATTTTATACCCGAAACTTATGAAAACAATCTTGATAATACTCTTATCGCTATTCCAAATAGCAGATAAACCTAATTATGTTATTATTAGACAGCAAGAAGGAACACGTTTTCCTCGCTTCGGCTATACTCCTGTCAAAGACAGAGTGATGCGGGTTCAATTCCCTATTGAATTTATAGTAGAGAATCCAACAGATACAGATACTGAAATTACAATGATAGATTATCGTACAGTTTCTGGTTACGGAATGAATAAACGTTTAGGCTGGTGGGGAGTAGATTTGCTTGAAGATCGAGGTGATACATTGATTAGTGTGACAAGCCAACAGGGTATTGAGTATATATACCCTAATGATAAACGTCATTATATCATCTTTACGGAACATACAGTCTATGATGATACCCTATTTCATAGCATCTTTAAAAAACAAATAGATATAATGAGACAGGATTCAGCCCCAGAGAAGAAGTTTATAAATCCTGAGACTTTAACATCTTTTCAATTGGCTTATTTAAGAGGAATGTTATCCAAAGATTCTTTAAAAATAATACTAGCTCACAATGAAGCCTGTTACCGGGCTTTTATTCCTATTGATGTGAACAAAGTAATGCCCTTGCATACTAAAAAGGATAAACATTCGGAAATACTTAAAACGATAAGAGATGAAGGCATTGAATAACCGCTCTATATTACTTGCTTATTATAGACTTTCTTTTTATCTCATATTGTCTGTTGTTATAGCTATTTCAATAATAGAAGCATTTTATACCCGAAACTTATGAAAACAATCTTGATAATACTCTTATCGCTATTCCAAATAGCAGATAAACCTGATACTGTGATAATTAAACAGGAGTCAGGAACACGTTTTCCTTGCTTTGGTTATCATCCGATAAAAGACAAAGTGATGCGGGTTGAATTTCCTATTGAGTTTACAATAGAAAATCCAACAGATACAGAAGATAGAATTACAATGATAAACTATCGTTGTATTTCCGGTTATTGGACAGAACGTTTAGGTTGGTGGAGAGTTGCACTGTTTGAAGACCGAGGTGATACATTGATTGGTATGACCGATCGCCAACGTATTCAATGTATATACCCTAATGATAAACGCCATTATATCATTTTTACAGAACACACAGTCTATAATGATACCTTATTTCATCGCATCTTTCAAAAGGAAATATCTAAGATGAAGTCTTCAGACAACTTCATGAACCCGGATACATTTACACCTTTGCAAATGAATTATTTGAAAGGAATGTTATCCAAAGATTCCCTAAGAATCGAAATCGCAGATGATAAAGCCAGTCGATGGTTTTATCTTCCTATTGATGTGAACAAAGTAATGCCCTTGCATACTGAAAGGAATAAACATTCGGAAATACTTAAAACGATAAGAGATGAAGGCATTGAATAACCGCTCTATATTACTTGCTTATTATAGACTTTCTTTTTATCTCATATTGTCTGCTGTTATAGCTATTTCAATAATAGAAGCATTTTATACTAGAAACTTATGAAAACAATCTTGATAATACTCTTATCGCTATTCCAAATAGCGGATAAACCTAATTATGTTATTATTAGACAGCAAGAAGGAACACGTTTTCCTCGCTTCGGCTATACTCCTGTCAAAGACAGAGTGATGCGGGTTCAATTCCCTATTGAATTTATAGTAGAGAATCCAACAGATACAGATACTGAAATTACAATGATAAATTATCGTACAGTTTCTGGTTACGGAATGAATAAACGTTTAGGCTGGTGGAGAGTAGCTTTGCTTGAAGATCGAGGTGATACATTGATTAGTGTGACAAGCCAACAGGGTATTGAGTATATATACCCTAATGATAAACGCCATTATATCATCTTTACGGAACATACAGTCTATGATGATACCCTATTTCATAGCATCTTTAAAAAACAAATAGATATAATGAGACAGGATTCAGCCCCAGAGAAGAAGTTTATAAATCCTGAGACTTTAACATCTTTTCAATTGGCTTATTTAAGAGGAATGTTATCCAAAGATTCTTTAAAAATAATACTAGCTCACAATGAAGCCTGTTACCGGGCTTTTATTCCTATTGATGTGAACAAAGTAATGCCCTTGCATACTAAAAAGGATAAACATTCGGAAATACTTAAAACGATAAGAGATGAAGGCATTGAATAACCGCTCTATATTGCTTGCTTATTATAGACTTTCTTTTTATCTCATATTGTCTGTTGTTATAGCTATTTCAATAATAGAAGCATTTTATACTAGAAACTTATGAAAACAATCTTGATAATACTCTTATCGCTATTCCAAATAGCAGATAAACCTGATACTGTGATAATTAAACAGGAATCAGGAACACGTTTTCCTTGCTTTGGTTATCATCCGATAAAAGACAAAGTGATGCGAGTTGAATTTCCTATTGAGTTTACAATAGAAAATCCAACAGATATAGAAAATAGAATAATGATGGTAGACTATCGTTGTATTTCCGGTTATTGGACAGAACGTTTAGGTTGGTGGGGAGTTGCACTGTTTGAAGACCGAGGTGATACATTGATTAGTGTGACAAGTCAACAGGGTATTGAGTATATATACCCTAATGATAAACGCCATTATATCATTTTTACAGAACACACAGTCTATAATGATACCTTATTTCATCGCATCTTTCAAAAGGAAATATCTAAGATGAAGTCTTCAGACAACTTCATGAACCCGGATACATTTACACCTTTGCAAATGAATTATTTGAAAGGAATGTTATCCAAAGATTCCCTAAGAATCGAAATCGCAGATGATAAAATCAGTCGATGGTTTTATCTTCCTATTGATGTGAACAAAGTAATGCCCTTGCATACTGAAAGGAATAAACATTCGGAAATACTTAAAACGATAAGAGATGAAGGCATTGAATAACCGCTCTATATTACTTGCCTATTATAGACTTTCTTTTTATCTCATATTGTCTGTTGTTATAGCTATTTCAATAATAGAAGCATTTTATACTAGAAACTTATGAAAACAATCTTGATAATACTCTTATCGCTATTCCAAATAGCAGATAAACCTAATTATGTTATTATTAGACAGCAAGAAGGAACACGTTTTCCTCGCTTCGGCTATACTCCTGTCAAAGACAGAGTGATGCGGGTTCAATTCCCTATTGAATTTATAGTAGAGAATCCAACAGATACAGATACTGAAATTACAATGATAAATTATCGTACAGTTTCTGGTTACGGAATGAATAAACGTTTAGGCTGGTGGAGAGTAGCTTTGCTTGAAGATCGCGGTGATACATTGATTAGTATAGCTGATCGACAACGTATTCAACGTATATATCCTGAAGAAAAGCGTCATTATATCATCTTTACGGAACATACAGTCTATGATGATACCCTATTTCATAGCATCTTTAAAAAACAAATAGATATAATGAGACAGGATTCAGCCCCAGAGAAGAAGTTTATAAATCCTGAGACTTTAACATCTTTTCAATTGGCTTATTTAAGAGGAATGTTATCCAAAGATTCTTTAAAAATAATACTAGCTCACAATGAAGCCTGTTACCGGGCTTTTATTCCTATTGATGTGAACAAAGTAATGCCCTTGCATACTAAAAAGGATAAACATTCGGAAATACTTAAAACGATAAGAGATGAAGGCATTGAATAACCGCTCTATATTACTTGCTTATTATAGACTTTCTTTTTATCTCATATTGTCTGTTGTTATAGCTATTTCAATAATAGAAGCATTTTATACTAGAAACTTATGAAAACAATCTTGATAATACTCTTATCGCTATTCCAAATAGCGGATAAACCTGATACTGTAATAATTAAACAGGAATCAGGAACACGTTTTCCTTGCTTTGGTTATCATCCGATAAAAGACAAAGTGATGCGAGTTGAATTTCCTATTGAGTTTACAATAGAAAATCCAACAGATACAGAAGATAGAATTACAATGATAAACTATCGTTGTATTTCCGGTTATTGGACAGAACGTTTAGGTTGGTGGAGAGTCGCACTATTTGAAGATCGAGGTGATACATTGATTAGTGTGACAAGTCAACAGGGTATTGAGTATATATACCCTAATGATAAACGCCATTATATCATTTTTACAGAACACACAGTCTATAATGATACCTTATTTCATCGCATCTTTCAAAAGGAAATATCTAAGATGAAGTCGTCAGACAACTTCATGAACCCGGATACATTTACACCTTTGCAAATGAATTATTTGAAAGGAATGTTATCCAAAGATTCCCTAAGAATCGAAATCGCAGATGATAAAATCAGTCGATGGTTTTATCTTCCTATTGATGTGAACAAAGTAATGCCCTTGCATACTGAAAGGAATAAACATTCGGAAATACTTAAAACGATAAGAGATGAAGGCATTGAATAACCGCTCTATATTACTTGCTTATTATAGACTTTCTTTTTATCTCATATTGTCTGTTGTTATAGCTATTTCATTTGTGGCAACATATTATAAGACAACAGCAGCCGAGCTTTCTCAAATCCATGCACAAGCGAAAATATATGAGAAAACATACTTGGAACAAGTAGAATTGATTAATGAGGTCGATTCCATTATCAATTATATCATTCTGCCGGATAAGAATCATTATGTCAATGAAGTCGTATTACGAAATGTAATAATGAAGAGGAGAACGGGAGCGATGAAACACATTGATCGGACAGAAGGAGAAGATTTCATCCTTACAAAAAAAATATTGAATGATATGGACATTTTTATAGAATTGAAAGACTCCATACGCTCGTTGAAAAGACAAGAAGATGTTCTTAAAAACAACATAATAAGATGTATAAGCAAGAAAAATGAAAAAGCATTGAAAATCTCGGTCAAGTCGGGAGCTTCGGTAAATAACGAATAAAAAAACGAATAAAATATGGAAAATAGCAGAAAAGAAAAAATAGCAGGTTTTAGCTATGTTTCGATTATCTTTCTAATTTTCTTTTTCTCTTGCGTCATAATATTGTTTTATCGGAATACAGATGTTGTGGCATCCGGACAAAAAGAATATGATATAGCAAAGATAGAGCAAATAGGCGAATTGCGGGATGTGCAAGGACAAGCAATGATAATAATTGATTCGGTTTACAGCAGAATAAGACACTTTAATCCGGAAATACGTGCCAATTATGAGGAAACGGAAATAAACTTCCTGTTGAATGACTTGAAGAATCTATATGAATCACATACTTGGGATCCCCGTTACAAGATCTTTCTCCAGTTTGCAGACTGTTGTGAAATGTGGCTCACTGATAAGAAAGAAATTTGGAGCAAGAAAAATAATATCTCCGGCTTCACCAGAAACTTGGAAGCTTGTGAAGC
The DNA window shown above is from Bacteroides faecium and carries:
- the tssD gene encoding type VI secretion system tube protein TssD, which produces MIHVLFKLKTGEERWLSGIKYKYFRKRGEDDKSSYPSGRLEGGLFEIEFNSTGHDEFFLVWTKGWTIYAGEFVFYDAERIIPLFRIEFWDCACVSFEEIMTSTSDESMKTKLLLSPAITRNRHVLHEKTWKVTELDNISLVADGSTVENAVITDAYWIDSDGNQQRDFPVDTSITLYVVLDNYQSGSNVSLEFDTNSDGKSYRGKYSGVADRNGILQIDDFKLLQINN
- a CDS encoding type VI secretion system transmembrane protein TssO, whose protein sequence is MENSRKEKIAGFSYVSIIFLIFFFSCVIILFYRNTDVVASGQKEYDIAKIEQIGELRDVQGQAMIIIDSVYSRIRHFNPEIRANYEETEINFLLNDLKNLYESHTWDPRYKIFLQFADCCEMWLTDKKEIWSKKNNISGFTRNLEACEAGIAGQEKVVIENDK